A genomic segment from Fusarium keratoplasticum isolate Fu6.1 chromosome 10, whole genome shotgun sequence encodes:
- a CDS encoding Cupin-7 domain-containing protein, with translation MAPSKSDDTPEVSQKSADAPQPPKNESVLTEKDHAEIAFTDKYSSPDVYINGETDTLWFPWVGPIELKPLRMETRTGTFVVVLRSPVDAWLGKHRHRGSVTAVTVSGSWRYKEYDWVASPGDYVVENPGTIHTLFISGGTEIVFTITGSLEFFNDDDSLKDTMDIFTFSKMYYDHCKEKGLKPNDGLWY, from the exons ATGGCTCCCTCAAAGAGTGACGACACTCCTGAGGTATCCCAAAAGAGTGCCGatgctcctcaacctcccaaAAACGAATCAGTCTTGACGGAGAAGGATCATGCTGAGATTGCCTTCACGGACAAATACAGCTCACCCGACGTCTACATCAACGGCGAAACTGATACCTTGTGGTTTCCATGGGTAGGTCCAATCGAGTTGAAGCCACTACGCATGGAAACCAGGACTGGAACCTTCGTGGTTGTCCTGCGATCCCCCGTCGATGCTTGGTTAGGCAAGCACCGACACCGCGGAAGTGTAACTGCAGTCACCGTCTCGGGAAGTTGGAGATATAAAGA GTATGATTGGGTTGCCAGTCCAGGAGACTACGTGGTCGAAAATCCCGGCACGATCCACACACTCTTCATCAGCGGTGGTACTGAGATTGTGTTTACGATTACTGGCAGCCTCGAATTCTTCAACGACGATGACAGTCTGAAAGATACGATGGATATTTTTACCTTTTCAAAGATGTACTATGACCACTGCAAGGAGAAGGGATTGAAGCCGAACGATGGCTTGTGGTATTAA
- a CDS encoding HET domain-containing protein, giving the protein MWLIYTATLSLRLFARSEGVEYAILSHTWGGDDEEVTFQDMADIAHRETKAGWAKIKKTCQLAKNMGLDYAWVDTCCIDKTSSAELSEAINSMFSWYRDSKICFVYLCTRIHEPQLHSSGNLLDDELASYRWFQRGWTLQELIAPAHMSFFNEDWEILGTKESLRDHLARITGIDTVVLKSVETLQNINIGKRFSWAAKRETKRVEDIAYCLLGIFGINMPLLYGEGSRAFIRLQEEIARSTNDLTLFAWQQSRKSAGSNWQLSGIFATSPNEFRHCDKLLVPRGKLEAETEFTLTNRGLRFDRTFDVSYPGFDSNENHLPEGDLFMRLDCLERSERTRHEARWVGIALRRIGTTYLRLFPDVLQYCSSMVTNKVSQVKRVVYIAASLSDSDAEIITKNIMVGIYYNSIPRSPIMNTGYMSDPSFRDEPLGVDGFGSGGLRSCMHLRFFAFNVGRPPKVFRMALVCGLQVHTRGEGVQDSPWALLCSEKQLLESVPRAASYKDLFAPEPTDGGVSAQERTEFFRDYVFERYLDDSGHISQTTMPDLVVVEDPSTSYVKHEVSVSVNPPSEARFPMSSRYDYVIFLSYRKVYKSSVTDSLRIGGRVG; this is encoded by the coding sequence ATGTGGCTAATTTATACTGCAACTCTATCACTTCGACTATTCGCTCGTTCTGAGGGCGTCGAATATGCCATTCTCTCTCACACCTGGGGaggagacgacgaggaagtcACCTTCCAAGACATGGCAGATATCGCTCACCGCGAGACAAAAGCCGGCTGGGCAAAGATAAAAAAGACGTGCCAACTCGCAAAGAACATGGGCTTGGATTACGCTTGGGTCGACACGTGCTGTATCGATAAAACCAGCAGCGCCGAGTTGAGTGAGGCCATAAACTCCATGTTTTCATGGTATCGGGATTCCAAGATATGTTTCGTCTACTTGTGTACTCGAATACATGAGCCGCAATTACATTCCAGTGGCAACCTCTTGGACGACGAGTTGGCCAGCTACAGGTGGTTTCAGAGAGGTTGGACACTCCAGGAGTTGATTGCACCAGCCCATATGAGTTTTTTTAACGAGGACTGGGAGATCCTAGGAACCAAAGAATCACTTAGGGACCACCTGGCAAGGATCACTGGTATCGATACAGTGGTTCTCAAGAGTGTGGAAACGCTGCAGAATATCAATATTGGCAAGAGATTCTCATGGGCAGCCAAGCGGGAGACCAAGAGAGTCGAGGATATTGCCTACTGTCTCTTGGGTATCTTTGGCATTAACATGCCCCTTCTTTACGGGGAAGGTTCCAGAGCTTTCATCAGGCTACAGGAGGAGATAGCTCGCTCAACAAACGACCTCACCTTGTTTGCCTGGCAGCAATCCAGGAAGTCAGCCGGATCCAACTGGCAGCTCAGTGGCATCTTTGCTACCTCGCCCAACGAGTTTCGTCATTGCGACAAACTACTTGTTCCTCGGGGAAAGCTCGAGGCAGAAACCGAATTCACCCTGACAAACAGAGGGCTACGGTTCGATAGAACCTTCGACGTGAGCTATCCAGGATTCGATTCCAATGAAAATCATCTACCAGAGGGTGATTTATTCATGAGGCTAGACTGTCTCGAGAGGAGCGAACGCACCCGTCATGAGGCGAGATGGGTCGGCATTGCACTGCGCAGGATTGGAACAACCTACCTGAGGTTGTTCCCTGACGTTCTTCAATACTGCTCTTCCATGGTTACAAACAAAGTCTCTCAAGTCAAGCGAGTCGTCTATATTGCAGCATCCCTATCCGATTCAGACGCCGAAATAATCACCAAGAATATCATGGTCGGCATATACTACAACAGCATTCCAAGATCTCCTATCATGAATACTGGGTACATGTCGGACCCTTCATTCAGAGATGAACCGCTAGGCGTGGATGGCTTTGGATCTGGTGGTCTGCGCAGCTGTATGCATCTACGTTTCTTCGCTTTCAATGTGGGGAGGCCGCCCAAGGTCTTTCGCATGGCCCTAGTCTGTGGATTGCAAGTTCATACAAGGGGTGAGGGGGTTCAGGACAGCCCTTGGGCTCTGTTGTGCTCGGAGAAACAGTTGCTCGAATCTGTCCCTCGAGCGGCTTCCTACAAGGATCTCTTTGCTCCAGAACCAACGGACGGAGGGGTCAGTGCTCAAGAGAGGACGGAATTCTTTCGGGATTATGTCTTTGAGAGGTACCTGGACGACTCTGGGCATATCAGCCAGACGACGATGCCCGATTTGGTTGTCGTCGAAGACCCAAGTACGTCCTACGTGAAACATGAGGTTTCCGTCTCGGTCAATCCCCCTTCGGAGGCTCGGTTTCCGATGTCTTCCCGGTACGATTACGTGATTTTTCTGTCTTATCGAAAGGTCTATAAAAGCTCTGTGACCGATTCGCTACGTATAGGAGGGCGGGTAGGATAA